In Zingiber officinale cultivar Zhangliang chromosome 6A, Zo_v1.1, whole genome shotgun sequence, a single genomic region encodes these proteins:
- the LOC121997768 gene encoding cytochrome P450 90D2-like isoform X1, whose amino-acid sequence MDQSLCSVSLALFIFVLFILLMSKTCGNRASRAAGCRLPAGSGGWPIVGETLHFVSSAYSSQPEQFMDRRRRLYGKVFRSHLFGSATIVSTDAEVSRCVLQSDARAFVPWYPKSLTELMGESSILLINGSLQRRVHGLIGGFFKSAELKAQITRDMHRYVLHSMVNWRHQNRILVQDQTKNIVFQILVKALIGLDPGKEMQFLKQQFKEFIAGLMSLPVKLPGSRLYRSMQAKKRMVMLIKSIIAEKRAERADVGRSQRRPRDVVDVLLDDASDELTDDLISDNMIDLMIPAEDSVPVLATLAVKYLSESPLALQHVEDENTQLEKIREGEALQWNDYMSLSFTQDVITETLRMGNIISGIMRKAVRDVEIKGHLIPKGWCVLTYFRSVHLDESHYEEAYKFNPWRWKDKDTSSCCFTPFGGGQRLCPGLDLARLEAAIFLHHLVTNFTWVAEEDHIVNFPTVRMKKGMPIRVRSKR is encoded by the exons atGGATCAATCGCTGTGTAGTGTGTCGCTCGCACTTTTCATCTTCGTCCTCTTCATATTGCTCATGTCCAAGACTTGCGGGAACAGAGCAAGCAGAGCGGCGGGTTGCCGCCTCCCCGCTGGTTCTGGCGGCTGGCCGATCGTCGGAGAGACCCTCCACTTCGTATCCTCCGCCTACTCCTCCCAGCCAGAGCAGTTCATGGATAGGCGTCGCCGACT GTACGGGAAGGTGTTCCGGTCGCACCTGTTCGGGAGCGCGACGATCGTGTCGACGGACGCGGAGGTGAGCCGGTGCGTGCTGCAGAGCGACGCGCGGGCGTTCGTGCCGTGGTACCCCAAGTCGCTGACGGAGCTCATGGGCGAGTCCTCCATCCTGCTTATCAACGGCAGCCTCCAGCGCCGCGTCCACGGCCTCATCGGCGGCTTCTTCAAGTCCGCCGAGTTGAAAGCGCAGATCACCCGCGACATGCACCGCTACGTGCTCCACTCCATGGTCAACTGGCGCCACCAAAACCGCATCCTCGTCCAAGACCAGACCAAAAAC ATAGTGTTCCAAATTCTAGTCAAAGCACTGATCGGACTCGACCCGGGGAAGGAGATGCAATTTCTAAAGCAACAGTTCAAGGAATTCATCGCCGGCTTGATGTCTCTGCCGGTGAAGCTGCCCGGAAGCAGGCTCTACCGATCGATGCAGGCGAAGAAGCGGATGGTGATGCTGATTAAGAGCATCATCGCAGAGAAGAGAGCCGAGCGGGCTGACGTTGGCCGGAGCCAGCGCCGCCCACGCGATGTAGTCGATGTGTTGCTCGACGACGCCAGCGACGAGTTGACCGACGACCTCATCTCCGACAACATGATCGATCTCATGATCCCGGCGGAGGACTCTGTGCCTGTTCTTGCTACTCTCGCAGTCAAGTACCTCAGCGAATCCCCTCTTGCTCTCCAACACGTAGAG GATGAAAATACGCAGCTGGAGAAGATAAGAGAAGGAGAAGCACTGCAGTGGAATGACTACATGTCTCTATCTTTCACACAAGAT GTGATTACGGAGACGCTGCGGATGGGGAACATAATAAGCGGGATCATGAGGAAGGCAGTGAGGGATGTGGAGATAAAGGGGCACCTCATTCCCAAAGGGTGGTGCGTGTTGACCTACTTCAGATCAGTCCACCTCGACGAGAGCCACTACGAGGAGGCCTACAAGTTCAATCCATGGAGGTGGAAG GACAAGGACACGAGTTCGTGTTGCTTTACTCCTTTTGGAGGTGGGCAAAGGCTGTGCCCTGGGCTGGACCTCGCCAGGCTGGAGGCTGCCATCTTTCTTCACCACTTGGTCACCAACTTCAC GTGGGTGGCAGAGGAGGATCACATTGTGAATTTTCCAACTGTAAGGATGAAGAAGGGAATGCCCATCAGGGTGAGAAGCAAGAGGTGA
- the LOC121997768 gene encoding cytochrome P450 90D2-like isoform X2, with the protein MDQSLCSVSLALFIFVLFILLMSKTCGNRASRAAGCRLPAGSGGWPIVGETLHFVSSAYSSQPEQFMDRRRRLYGKVFRSHLFGSATIVSTDAEVSRCVLQSDARAFVPWYPKSLTELMGESSILLINGSLQRRVHGLIGGFFKSAELKAQITRDMHRYVLHSMVNWRHQNRILVQDQTKNIVFQILVKALIGLDPGKEMQFLKQQFKEFIAGLMSLPVKLPGSRLYRSMQAKKRMVMLIKSIIAEKRAERADVGRSQRRPRDVVDVLLDDASDELTDDLISDNMIDLMIPAEDSVPVLATLAVKYLSESPLALQHVEDENTQLEKIREGEALQWNDYMSLSFTQDVITETLRMGNIISGIMRKAVRDVEIKGHLIPKGWCVLTYFRSVHLDESHYEEAYKFNPWRWKSSSSISLPHRTRTRVRVALLLLEVGKGCALGWTSPGWRLPSFFTTWSPTSRGWQRRITL; encoded by the exons atGGATCAATCGCTGTGTAGTGTGTCGCTCGCACTTTTCATCTTCGTCCTCTTCATATTGCTCATGTCCAAGACTTGCGGGAACAGAGCAAGCAGAGCGGCGGGTTGCCGCCTCCCCGCTGGTTCTGGCGGCTGGCCGATCGTCGGAGAGACCCTCCACTTCGTATCCTCCGCCTACTCCTCCCAGCCAGAGCAGTTCATGGATAGGCGTCGCCGACT GTACGGGAAGGTGTTCCGGTCGCACCTGTTCGGGAGCGCGACGATCGTGTCGACGGACGCGGAGGTGAGCCGGTGCGTGCTGCAGAGCGACGCGCGGGCGTTCGTGCCGTGGTACCCCAAGTCGCTGACGGAGCTCATGGGCGAGTCCTCCATCCTGCTTATCAACGGCAGCCTCCAGCGCCGCGTCCACGGCCTCATCGGCGGCTTCTTCAAGTCCGCCGAGTTGAAAGCGCAGATCACCCGCGACATGCACCGCTACGTGCTCCACTCCATGGTCAACTGGCGCCACCAAAACCGCATCCTCGTCCAAGACCAGACCAAAAAC ATAGTGTTCCAAATTCTAGTCAAAGCACTGATCGGACTCGACCCGGGGAAGGAGATGCAATTTCTAAAGCAACAGTTCAAGGAATTCATCGCCGGCTTGATGTCTCTGCCGGTGAAGCTGCCCGGAAGCAGGCTCTACCGATCGATGCAGGCGAAGAAGCGGATGGTGATGCTGATTAAGAGCATCATCGCAGAGAAGAGAGCCGAGCGGGCTGACGTTGGCCGGAGCCAGCGCCGCCCACGCGATGTAGTCGATGTGTTGCTCGACGACGCCAGCGACGAGTTGACCGACGACCTCATCTCCGACAACATGATCGATCTCATGATCCCGGCGGAGGACTCTGTGCCTGTTCTTGCTACTCTCGCAGTCAAGTACCTCAGCGAATCCCCTCTTGCTCTCCAACACGTAGAG GATGAAAATACGCAGCTGGAGAAGATAAGAGAAGGAGAAGCACTGCAGTGGAATGACTACATGTCTCTATCTTTCACACAAGAT GTGATTACGGAGACGCTGCGGATGGGGAACATAATAAGCGGGATCATGAGGAAGGCAGTGAGGGATGTGGAGATAAAGGGGCACCTCATTCCCAAAGGGTGGTGCGTGTTGACCTACTTCAGATCAGTCCACCTCGACGAGAGCCACTACGAGGAGGCCTACAAGTTCAATCCATGGAGGTGGAAG TCTTCTTCCTCCATCTCTCTGCCCCACAGGACAAGGACACGAGTTCGTGTTGCTTTACTCCTTTTGGAGGTGGGCAAAGGCTGTGCCCTGGGCTGGACCTCGCCAGGCTGGAGGCTGCCATCTTTCTTCACCACTTGGTCACCAACTTCAC GTGGGTGGCAGAGGAGGATCACATTGTGA
- the LOC121994352 gene encoding protein CYTOKININ-RESPONSIVE GATA TRANSCRIPTION FACTOR 1-like, whose protein sequence is MSSFDLNQASSIEEEEHDLCVPNHLFTALYHRSSDYSCITFDRHQQHEHKEILFMDGSSCNDDRGSIAPDPANESHGNDLKLSLCDPLGSLKREEEEEEEEEEASVVREGNWVPSKMRFMRKMMKYSAHMIVSKPSDLSQEAIQPVRGFPIRTSSTAAHKNNNNTDSNSTSPSGIIRVCSDCNTTKTPLWRSGPRGPKSLCNACGIRQRKARRAMAAALHGGVGLTGGGGGHATAVVANKARKETKLGIDRTDLPFKKRCKVNITASPPRPPPKKLCFDDAALKATNKHNNSTVIKKVFPQEERDAAVLLMALSCGIIRS, encoded by the exons ATGTCTTCATTTGATCTCAACCAAGCTTCCTCCATAGAGGAGGAAGAACATGATCTCTGCGTCCCCAACCACCTCTTCACTGCCCTCTACCATCGCTCATCGGATTACAGTTGCATCACCTTTGATCGCCACCAGCAGCACGAG CACAAGGAAATCTTGTTCATGGATGGATCGAGCTGCAATGATGATCGCGGCTCGATTGCACCGGATCCTGCTAACGAGAGCCATGGCAACGATCTCAAGCTCTCGCTTTGCGATCCGTTGGGTAGTTTAAagcgagaggaggaggaggaggaggaggaggaagaggcgtCGGTCGTTAGGGAGGGCAACTGGGTGCCCTCCAAGATGCGGTTCATGCGCAAGATGATGAAGTATTCAGCTCATATGATAGTGAGCAAACCGAGCGATCTTAGCCAAGAAGCGATCCAACCAGTTCGAGGGTTTCCCATCCGGACAAGTAGCACAGCTGCTCATAAAAATAACAACAACACGGACAGCAACTCAACCTCTCCGAGTGGGATCATCAGAGTCTGCAGCGACTGTAACACCACAAAGACGCCTCTCTGGAGAAGCGGCCCTCGCGGCCCCAAG TCCTTGTGCAACGCTTGCGGTATACGTCAAAGGAAAGCGAGGCGGGCAATGGCTGCGGCGCTACATGGAGGAGTAGGACTtaccggcggcggcggcggccatgCCACGGCCGTGGTGGCAAACAAAGCTAGGAAGGAAACCAAATTGGGCATCGATCGAACCGATCTCCCATTCAAGAAGCGGTGCAAGGTGAacattactgcttctcctcctcGCCCTCCTCCCAAGAAGCTTTGTTTTGATGATGCAGCGCTGAAAGCCACCAACAAGCATAACAACTCCACTGTGATCAAGAAGGTCTTCCCGCAAGAGGAGAGAGATGCAGCAGTGTTGTTGATGGCCTTATCCTGTGGCATCATCCGCAGTTGA